From Xenopus laevis strain J_2021 chromosome 7L, Xenopus_laevis_v10.1, whole genome shotgun sequence, one genomic window encodes:
- the psg3.L gene encoding carcinoembryonic antigen-related cell adhesion molecule 16 — MAGEKATAARALCMRGYLLTVCLSVWMDSAHGIGVQLIPQYPVVNQSVTLSVTGVTGTIRVFAWYKGSSVDTNNQIFNVIPSLNSVTHGRQYFSRASQFPNGSLQISGLVPTDQGNYTVFIQTAEHTEQHTVLLTVYEPVTKPVISSSSSQLLINKTLTLTCITAHAERILWRKDGNGLPTGVDLSPDNRTVTFHRINRWDAGQYQCEAENPISGNMSDIFTLTVSYGPENVKSLLHVNTGSDRPSLQCVADSVPAPTYLWRINGTVIPHDTISVLQDKSQEQLVYICEVYNSVTRRSATISVHVAIIESYCVASTVGIISGSFAGTVLIIYTTVLLYKKYSLPLRKYQKASLSKRRESIYASGSKRRESIYGEL, encoded by the exons atgGCTGGAGAGAAAGCAACAGCAGCCCGGGCCCTTTGCATGAGAGGATATCTGCTCACAG TTTGCCTCAGTGTTTGGATGGATTCAGCCCATGGAATTGGGGTTCAGCTGATCCCTCAGTATCCGGTGGTTAATCAGTCTGTTACCCTGAGTGTCACTGGAGTCACTGGCACAATACGAGTATTCGCATGGTATAAAGGTTCAAGTGTAGATACTAATAACCAAATATTCAATGTTATTCCATCTCTAAATTCAGTGACACATGGGCGTCAGTATTTCTCTAGGGCCAGTCAGTTCCCAAATGGCTCATTGCAGATCTCAGGCCTCGTTCCTACAGACCAGGGGAATTACACAGTGTTTATACAGACTGCTGAGCATACAGAACAACATACAGTTCTCCTGACAGTTTATG AACCTGTCACTAAACCTGTGATCAGTTCATCCAGCTCCCAGTTACTTATAAACAAGACTCTGACCCTCACATGTATAACTGCTCATGCAGAGAGAATCCTATGGAGAAAGGATGGTAATGGCCTCCCTACTGGAGTAGATTTGTCTCCAGACAACAGGACTGTGACCTTCCACAGGATTAATCGCTGGGATGCTGGGCAATATCAATGTGAAGCTGAAAATCCTATCAGTGGAAATATGAGTGACATCTTCACACTGACTGTCAGTT ATGGACCTGAGAATGTTAAAAGTTTACTTCATGTCAACACTGGATCAGACCGCCCATCATTACAATGTGTTGCTGACTCTGTGCCTGCACCCACCTACCTCTGGAGAATCAACGGGACTGTTATTCCACATGACACTATTAGTGTCCTACAGGACAAATCACAGGAGCAGTTGGTGTATATATGTGAGGTGTATAACTCAGTGACGAGGCGCTCGGCTACCATTTCTGTACATGTGGCTATAATTG AATCTTACTGTGTTGCCTCAACGGTAGGAATCATCAGCGGGTCATTTGCAGGAACTGTACTCATCATATATACAACGGTTCTGCTGTACAAGAAATATAGTCTTCCTCTGAGAAAATACCAGAAAG CGTCATTGAGCAAAAGAAGAGAGAGCATCTATG CGTCAGGGAGCAAAAGAAGAGAGAGCATCTATGGTGAGTTATAA